In Deltaproteobacteria bacterium, the genomic window AGCGTGCCGTTCCGTTTGCTGGCCAGGATGTAAACGCAGAACTGCTTGTCCATAGCGCCAAACGCCAAACTGGATTCCCGCTTTCGCGGGAATGACGGCCATAACACCGAACCACGTTACCCACAGATTTGTCGCGCACCCTCGCCCCGTGCACGACCGCTACCAAGGCGGGCTGCATCATCCGGGTTCACGGGCGGGGCGGGCGCGTTTCACTTGTGCCGCCATCGGTCGTCAGCCGCCGAGCCGGTCAGGGCACCAGCCGGGCGGCGTTTTCGCCGAGGATGGCCCGCAAAGCCGGCGCACTGAGCCCTTGCCGGCGCAGCCAAGCCCTCGACTCGGCGATGGTGACGGTGGTGTTCGGGCAGTCGCTGCCGAAGAGAATCCGTTCGCTTAGCCTCTCGATGCGCTCGACCGGCAGTGGCGGCAACCACTCAGCGGCGCTGGTCAGGTCGGCGTGGAGCTGCTCGTGACATTCGAGCAGATCGAGTGCGGCATCGATGTCGGGCAGACCGGCATGGGCGATCACCAGCCGCAGGCGCGGGTGCGCGGCGGCGATGCGAGCGATCGCTTGCAGTTCGTGGGCGTAGGTGCGGCCGCTGACCTCGCGCCCGGCATGCACGACTACGGGAATGGCGCGCGCCTCGGCGGCTGTCCATAGGGGCTCGAGCCGCTGATCGTCGGCGTCGAAGCGCCCGACCGAGCAATGGAGCTTAGCCAGCTTGAGCCCGAAATCACCAAACGCACGCTCAACCATCGCCGCAAGATCGGCATCGTCGGGATGGAAGGTCGCGGCGGCAACAACGCCGGGGATGGGCTTGACGGCGCCGGCGATCCACTCGTTCAGCTGCGCGGCAACGCCGGCCTTGTGTGCGTATGGCAGCGCCCAGAAACGCTCCGTGCCCGCATCGTGCTGCGCTCGGACGATATCGCCGAGCCGCACGCCATCGTAAGCGAGCTTGCCCCAGCCCATGTGCTGATCGAAGAACCGCCGGATGGCGAGCGCGAGCTGGTCCGGCATGACGTGGCAATGGCTGTCGATGAGCACGGGCCGCATGGTGGCAGCAAACGCCAGTGCCGGTCAACACCACCGGTGATGTTACGGGCGCGTCGGCGGCGCTCCGTCGGCTCGGTAAGTGAGAGTCGTCAGCCGCCGATCCGCTCGCGCCCCGGCGTCATGCTGGTGGCTCGCCCGCGGGTGCCTGACCGAGGGCGCCGGCATTCCCTCGGGCAGCGCGAGAGCGCATTCGCTATGCCCGGCGGCCGGGCGAAGTTCGGGGCGTGTCTTGCTGCAAGATGTTGCTGAGCCACTGAGTGGCGGATTCGCCCCAATTCGCCGCCGAGCTGTCTAGGCCGGGCACCAGGGCGGCGAGCTTCTCCAGCGTGGCGGCGCTCGGGGGCACGGATATATCGATCAGCTGAAAACGAGCGGCGGCAAAGACCGCCCACACCATCCACGAGTGCGGCAAGCTGAGGGCGCCCGGCCACAGCGGCCGCAGCCCGGGGTTATGAGCCATCGGGGTGTCGGTAACGCTCGGCATCACCAGGGCAACGTGTATGTCGCTGCCGTGCAACTCGGCGCGCAAGGCCTCGGTGATGCCGACCAGGGCGAACTTGGTGGCGCAGTAGCCGCCCAGCGGCGGCATGCCGCGCCGCCCTGCCAGCGAGGCCATGTTCACGATGCAGCCGCTGCCCTGGCGCTGCATCAGCTGCACCGCTTCCTGCATCACAAACAGCGCGCCGAACAGATTCACGTTCAGCATCGCGGTCAGGTCGCCGGGCTTGAGATCCAGTACCGGTGAGGAGATCAGCACGCTGGCGCTGTTGACGACCACGTCGATCCGGCCCCAGCGGGCGTAGACCGCCCGCAGGTTGGCGCGCACGGCGTTACGCTTAGTCACATCGGTAGGCACCACCACCGCCTCGCCGCCGCGCTGGTTGATCGCCCGCTTCACCTTTTCCAGCGCCTCGCGCCGCCGGGCAACGAGGGCGACGCGTGCGCCCACGGCCCCGAAGGCCAAGGCGGTCTCGCGCCCGATGCCACTTGAGGCACCGGTTACCACCACCACCTTGCCGCGAAACTCATCGAACCACGCCATGCGGTTGCTCTCCTTGCGCCTCTGCTCGCTCGTGCCGCCCGCTCACCCCCAGCATCGCCCGTATCAGGGGCCGCGGTCAAACCCGCCGCCCGCTTGCGCCGATGCCCCCGAATCGCCACACTCGCCCCCGAGCAGTACGAACCTCGGCGATGGCGGCGCGTAGTCACTCGAAAACCGGTAGTACGCTTACCCGCGGGCGCACCAAGCGCGTCCTGAAGGTCGGTGAGCTGGCCACCTCGGTCGGCTCCTCTTACGTCATCGAGGCGCTGAAGTGGCCGTTCCGCTCGGCCGGTGAACGCCAACAGGGCCTGCTCGACACCCACATCCGCAACGCCATCAAGCTGGTCGAGCGCTCCAAAGAGCTCAAGGGCGCCTTCATGAAACTGGTGCAGATGTTGTCGATGCGCGACGACATCCTGCCGCCGCAGGCGCTCGCAGTGCTGTCGGTGGTGCAATCCAAGGTCCCACCGATGGACTACGCGCTGATCCGCGAGCAGGTCAGACGCGAGCTCGGCAAGTACCCCGAGGCGTTGTTCGAGCACTTCGCCGAGCACGCCTTCGCCGCCGCCTCGCTCGGCCAAGTGCACGCCGCCCAGCTGCCCGGCGGCGAGACCGTGGTGGTCAAGGTCCAGTACCCCGGCGTCGAGCAGACGGTGAACGAGGACCTGCAGAACATCAAGGCCTTGCTGCGCACCTTCGCGCTCATCGGCCGCGATGTCATGCGCCAGCGGGTCGACCCGTCCGAGGTCTACAAGGAACTCGAAGAGCGCCTGCACGAAGAGATCGACTACGTCAACGAAGCCAAGAACATCGCCCTCTTCCAGAAGATCTTCCGCGACGACGACGAGATCATCATCCCGCAAGTCTACCCCGATTTCTCCTCGCGCCGGGTGCTGACCATGAGCCGCATCGATGGGTACCCGTTGGCCGACATCCTCGGCCCCGGCGTCGATCAAGAGCTGAAGGACTGGGTGGCGATCAAGTACTTCCGCACGGTGTGGCGCCAGGTGTTCGAGTTCGGCGTGCTCCACACCGATCCGCACCCGGGTAACTATTTGGTGACGTTTCATCCCAAGCTGGCAATATTGGATTTCGGCTCGATTCGCATCTTTCCCGAGCCGATTCGCGGCGCGTATCATCGGCTGGCCCGCGCCATCTTGGCGCGCGACGAAGCCACCATGGCCGACTGCTGTGTGCGCCTGGGCTTTCTCGACCGCGGCGACGACCCCAAGGCGATCGTGCGCATTCTGTACATCATCTTCGAGCCGGTGCTGGCCGACCGGCGCTACGACCCGCGCGATTTCAAGTCGGTGGAGAAGGGCATGGAAGTCGCCAGCATCGGGTTCGAAGCCCGTCTCTTCAAGACCCCGGGCCACCGGGTGTTTCTGGCGCGCGCGTTGATGGGGCTAGATGCTTATCTGAAGCAGCTCGGCACGGTGATCAACTGGCACCGCGAGTTCAAGGCCTGCGTCGAGCGGGTACACGCCTGAGACTGCGATGCTCAAGGGTGAGATCACTCCCGAGCACCATGCCTGGGACCGGCTAATGGCCCAAGCGTCGCTTCGACGGCCTGCACCAACCGCGCCCGATCTCGTAAACGCTCTTTGATCGGCCGAACCGCCCGGGTCTGTCGGAAGTACGTTTCAACGGTCTCCAGTCCGTGCCGGATGCCGTAGAGATTGCGACGTTCCAGATCGTACAAGCCGGTATCAAGACAGAGGGCCAACACCAGCGTGGTGCGCTCGCTCCAGGAAATCCCGGCGGCAGGCCAATAAACCTTATCACCGCTGACTCCACAGTGAGTGCTGTAGGCGCAGCGGCTCCGGGTTGCCGTATCCGATTCGAGAAGAGGATAACCGTCGGTGTCATCCAGTCCTTTACTGGTATCATTCAGCGCCTCCGCTGCATTCTCGCTACCGACCAGTTTGTCCGGGTGTGAATAACTGCCCGGTTTTTTCTTCGTTTGCAA contains:
- a CDS encoding AarF/ABC1/UbiB kinase family protein — its product is MAARSHSKTGSTLTRGRTKRVLKVGELATSVGSSYVIEALKWPFRSAGERQQGLLDTHIRNAIKLVERSKELKGAFMKLVQMLSMRDDILPPQALAVLSVVQSKVPPMDYALIREQVRRELGKYPEALFEHFAEHAFAAASLGQVHAAQLPGGETVVVKVQYPGVEQTVNEDLQNIKALLRTFALIGRDVMRQRVDPSEVYKELEERLHEEIDYVNEAKNIALFQKIFRDDDEIIIPQVYPDFSSRRVLTMSRIDGYPLADILGPGVDQELKDWVAIKYFRTVWRQVFEFGVLHTDPHPGNYLVTFHPKLAILDFGSIRIFPEPIRGAYHRLARAILARDEATMADCCVRLGFLDRGDDPKAIVRILYIIFEPVLADRRYDPRDFKSVEKGMEVASIGFEARLFKTPGHRVFLARALMGLDAYLKQLGTVINWHREFKACVERVHA
- a CDS encoding amidohydrolase family protein — its product is MRPVLIDSHCHVMPDQLALAIRRFFDQHMGWGKLAYDGVRLGDIVRAQHDAGTERFWALPYAHKAGVAAQLNEWIAGAVKPIPGVVAAATFHPDDADLAAMVERAFGDFGLKLAKLHCSVGRFDADDQRLEPLWTAAEARAIPVVVHAGREVSGRTYAHELQAIARIAAAHPRLRLVIAHAGLPDIDAALDLLECHEQLHADLTSAAEWLPPLPVERIERLSERILFGSDCPNTTVTIAESRAWLRRQGLSAPALRAILGENAARLVP
- a CDS encoding SDR family oxidoreductase, with amino-acid sequence MAWFDEFRGKVVVVTGASSGIGRETALAFGAVGARVALVARRREALEKVKRAINQRGGEAVVVPTDVTKRNAVRANLRAVYARWGRIDVVVNSASVLISSPVLDLKPGDLTAMLNVNLFGALFVMQEAVQLMQRQGSGCIVNMASLAGRRGMPPLGGYCATKFALVGITEALRAELHGSDIHVALVMPSVTDTPMAHNPGLRPLWPGALSLPHSWMVWAVFAAARFQLIDISVPPSAATLEKLAALVPGLDSSAANWGESATQWLSNILQQDTPRTSPGRRA